From Zingiber officinale cultivar Zhangliang chromosome 5B, Zo_v1.1, whole genome shotgun sequence, the proteins below share one genomic window:
- the LOC121985383 gene encoding protein trichome birefringence-like 33 isoform X1, with protein MKHSAAAALGHGHGQGRRRSLSSHVLVFSLVVFVFVLYSEDFSCILIRPFHRRYRTEQQVDAEARVADKDGAAECDVFAGEWVYEPAARPLYAEEECPYIQPQLTCQAHGRPDSGYQHWRWQPRACSLPRFNATFMLEKLRGKRLMFVGDSLNRGQFTSMVCLLHRAIPDAAKSMQTFGSLTVFKAKDYDASIEFYWAPFLVESNSDDAVVHRITDRIVRVGSIMKHARYWKGADIVVFNTYLWWMAGRKMKILRGPFGRETKNITEMATEDAYRLALRRTVKWVEESMDARRNRVVFVTMSPSHPRGMALCSSKEWGGDPAGNCYNETAPIGEAGYWGSGTSKSMMRVAGDVLRRSRVPVTLLNITQLSEYRKDAHTQIYKKQWGPLSRAQLADPQSYADCIHWCLPGLPDTWNELLYAKIFFSMPKSQPRAFAV; from the exons ATGAAGCATTCCGCCGCCGCGGCGCTCGGCCACGGCCACGGCCAAGGCAGGAGGCGCAGCCTCTCTTCCCACGTGTTGGTTTTCTCCCTCGTCGTTTTCGTCTTCGTCCTCTACAGCGAGGACTTCTCCTGCATCCTCATCCGCCCCTTCCACCGTCGCTACCGCACCGAGCAGCAAGTTGACGCGGAAGCGCGAGTTGCAGACAAGGACGGCGCAGCGGAATGCGACGTGTTCGCGGGGGAGTGGGTGTACGAGCCGGCGGCGCGGCCGCTGTACGCGGAGGAGGAGTGCCCCTACATACAGCCGCAGCTCACCTGCCAGGCGCATGGCAGGCCGGACTCCGGCTACCAGCACTGGCGCTGGCAGCCGCGCGCCTGCTCTTTGCCCAG GTTCAACGCGACCTTCATGCTGGAGAAGCTCCGCGGCAAGCGGCTGATGTTCGTCGGCGACTCCCTGAACAGGGGTCAATTCACGTCGATGGTCTGCCTCCTCCACCGGGCCATCCCCGACGCCGCCAAATCCATGCAGACCTTCGGCTCCCTTACCGTCTTCAAAGCCAAG GACTACGACGCGAGCATCGAGTTCTACTGGGCGCCGTTCCTGGTCGAGTCCAACTCCGACGACGCGGTGGTTCACCGAATCACGGACCGGATCGTCCGCGTCGGCTCCATCATGAAGCACGCTCGATACTGGAAGGGAGCGGACATCGTCGTCTTCAACACCTACCTGTGGTGGATGGCCGGCCGCAAGATGAAGATCCT GCGAGGGCCATTTGGGCGCGAGACGAAGAACATAACGGAGATGGCGACGGAGGACGCTTACCGGCTGGCCTTGAGGAGAACGGTGAAGTGGGTCGAGGAAAGCATGGACGCTCGGCGCAACCGAGTCGTCTTCGTCACCATGTCGCCGTCTCACCCGAG AGGAATGGCGCTCTGCAGTAGCAAGGAATGGGGCGGCGATCCCGCCGGGAACTGCTACAACGAGACGGCGCCCATCGGGGAGGCTGGCTACTGGGGCTCCGGCACCAGCAAGTCCATGATGCGGGTCGCCGGCGACGTGCTCCGGCGGTCGAGAGTGCCGGTGACGCTGCTGAACATCACGCAGCTGTCGGAGTACCGGAAGGACGCGCACACGCAGATCTACAAGAAGCAGTGGGGCCCGCTGTCGCGGGCGCAGCTCGCTGACCCTCAGAGCTACGCCGACTGCATCCACTGGTGCCTGCCGGGGCTCCCAGATACGTGGAACGAGCTGCTGTATGCcaaaatcttcttctcaatgccgAAATCTCAACCCAGAGCATTTGCTGTATGA
- the LOC121985383 gene encoding protein trichome birefringence-like 33 isoform X2, which translates to MKHSAAAALGHGHGQGRRRSLSSHVLVFSLVVFVFVLYSEDFSCILIRPFHRRYRTEQQVDAEARVADKDGAAECDVFAGEWVYEPAARPLYAEEECPYIQPQLTCQAHGRPDSGYQHWRWQPRACSLPRFNATFMLEKLRGKRLMFVGDSLNRGQFTSMVCLLHRAIPDAAKSMQTFGSLTVFKAKDYDASIEFYWAPFLVESNSDDAVVHRITDRIVRVGSIMKHARYWKGADIVVFNTYLWWMAGRKMKILRGPFGRETKNITEMATEDAYRLALRRTVKWVEESMDARRNRVVFVTMSPSHPSSKEWGGDPAGNCYNETAPIGEAGYWGSGTSKSMMRVAGDVLRRSRVPVTLLNITQLSEYRKDAHTQIYKKQWGPLSRAQLADPQSYADCIHWCLPGLPDTWNELLYAKIFFSMPKSQPRAFAV; encoded by the exons ATGAAGCATTCCGCCGCCGCGGCGCTCGGCCACGGCCACGGCCAAGGCAGGAGGCGCAGCCTCTCTTCCCACGTGTTGGTTTTCTCCCTCGTCGTTTTCGTCTTCGTCCTCTACAGCGAGGACTTCTCCTGCATCCTCATCCGCCCCTTCCACCGTCGCTACCGCACCGAGCAGCAAGTTGACGCGGAAGCGCGAGTTGCAGACAAGGACGGCGCAGCGGAATGCGACGTGTTCGCGGGGGAGTGGGTGTACGAGCCGGCGGCGCGGCCGCTGTACGCGGAGGAGGAGTGCCCCTACATACAGCCGCAGCTCACCTGCCAGGCGCATGGCAGGCCGGACTCCGGCTACCAGCACTGGCGCTGGCAGCCGCGCGCCTGCTCTTTGCCCAG GTTCAACGCGACCTTCATGCTGGAGAAGCTCCGCGGCAAGCGGCTGATGTTCGTCGGCGACTCCCTGAACAGGGGTCAATTCACGTCGATGGTCTGCCTCCTCCACCGGGCCATCCCCGACGCCGCCAAATCCATGCAGACCTTCGGCTCCCTTACCGTCTTCAAAGCCAAG GACTACGACGCGAGCATCGAGTTCTACTGGGCGCCGTTCCTGGTCGAGTCCAACTCCGACGACGCGGTGGTTCACCGAATCACGGACCGGATCGTCCGCGTCGGCTCCATCATGAAGCACGCTCGATACTGGAAGGGAGCGGACATCGTCGTCTTCAACACCTACCTGTGGTGGATGGCCGGCCGCAAGATGAAGATCCT GCGAGGGCCATTTGGGCGCGAGACGAAGAACATAACGGAGATGGCGACGGAGGACGCTTACCGGCTGGCCTTGAGGAGAACGGTGAAGTGGGTCGAGGAAAGCATGGACGCTCGGCGCAACCGAGTCGTCTTCGTCACCATGTCGCCGTCTCACCCGAG TAGCAAGGAATGGGGCGGCGATCCCGCCGGGAACTGCTACAACGAGACGGCGCCCATCGGGGAGGCTGGCTACTGGGGCTCCGGCACCAGCAAGTCCATGATGCGGGTCGCCGGCGACGTGCTCCGGCGGTCGAGAGTGCCGGTGACGCTGCTGAACATCACGCAGCTGTCGGAGTACCGGAAGGACGCGCACACGCAGATCTACAAGAAGCAGTGGGGCCCGCTGTCGCGGGCGCAGCTCGCTGACCCTCAGAGCTACGCCGACTGCATCCACTGGTGCCTGCCGGGGCTCCCAGATACGTGGAACGAGCTGCTGTATGCcaaaatcttcttctcaatgccgAAATCTCAACCCAGAGCATTTGCTGTATGA
- the LOC121987738 gene encoding zinc transporter 8-like: protein MTRGALLLLCLHLLVGPFVAAGDGECSGDASASDRKKADPLKIAAIFSILASGSLGVSIPLLGRWVPALRPEKDWFFVIKAFAAGVILATGFIHILPDAFGSLTSPCLAPSPWQDFPFAGFGAMVAAIGSLAVDAIATGFLSRRAAAVGDAGTSAEDDVEVHAHGHTHGRVPRGAEAQLIRDRVISQVLELGIVMHSVIIGISLGASESPATIRPLMTSLSFHQLFEGIGLGGCIAQAKLKARSMLKMGLFFVLTTPAGIAFGMAISSAYKESSPTALIVEGVLNSASAGILIYMALVDLLAQDFMNARVQSRPMLQLLSTTALLLVAGLMSLLAKWA, encoded by the exons ATGACGAGAGGCGCGTTGTTGCTGCTCTGCCTCCATCTCCTGGTCGGCCCCTTCGTTGCGGCAGGCGACGGCGAGTGCTCCGGCGACGCCTCGGCCAGCGACAGGAAGAAGGCGGACCCGTTGAAAATCGCCGCCATATTCTCCATTCTGGCGAGCGGCAGCCTCGGCGTCAGCATTCCCCTGCTCGGACGGTGGGTACCGGCGCTGCGCCCGGAGAAGGACTGGTTCTTCGTCATCAAGGCCTTCGCCGCCGGCGTGATCCTCGCCACCGGGTTCATCCACATCCTGCCCGACGCGTTCGGCAGCCTCACCTCCCCCTGCCTGGCCCCCTCCCCGTGGCAGGACTTCCCCTTCGCCGGCTTCGGCGCGATGGTCGCCGCCATCGGGTCGCTGGCCGTCGACGCGATCGCCACTGGCTTCCTCAGCCGCCGGGCGGCCGCGGTGGGCGACGCGGGGACCTCGGCGGAGGACGACGTGGAAGTGCACGCGCACGGGCATACCCACGGCCGCGTGCCGCGGGGAGCGGAGGCGCAACTGATTCGTGATCGCGTGATTTCGCAG GTGCTGGAGCTCGGAATCGTGATGCATTCGGTGATAATCGGGATATCGTTGGGCGCATCGGAGTCTCCGGCGACCATACGGCCGCTGATGACGTCACTGAGCTTCCATCAGCTGTTCGAGGGCATCGGACTGGGAGGATGCATTGCGCAGGCAAAGTTGAAGGCGAGGTCGATGCTGAAAATGGGTCTGTTCTTCGTTCTGACGACTCCGGCTGGGATCGCCTTCGGGATGGCGATCTCGTCGGCGTACAAGGAATCGAGCCCGACTGCGCTGATCGTGGAGGGGGTGTTGAACTCGGCGTCGGCGGGGATCTTGATTTACATGGCGCTGGTGGACTTGCTCGCCCAGGATTTCATGAACGCGAGAGTGCAGAGCAGGCCCATGCTCCAGTTGCTCTCGACCACTGCCCTGCTTTTGGTAGCAGGGCTCATGTCTCTTCTTGCAAAGTGGGCTTGA